CTAGCAGCATTATATGGTGAACAAATTTAGTGTTTGAACTTGCTTGatgtttttacttttcttgAGAGATAATGTGATCTGTTATATTATTGCTTACCATTTGTATTATCACTGTCACATTCTGTATGATTGGTTATTTGATTTCTCTTCATTACCTTGGTTTGCGTGTTGGGACACGGTGGTTACTTGTGCTTGGTTTTGCTGGACTATTCACTTGCAGAATAAGAGTTAATACCATGCTATTAAAATTGAAACAAAGATGTGTGCTAATCTGCTTTTGCCTTTTCAGGCGAGACATGGAACTCGTTCCCCAACAAAAAAACGGATGAGAGAGCTGGACCGGTTGGCATCTCATTTGGGAGAACTTATAAGAGATGCAAAGGAGCAGAACTTATCTTTGCAGAAAGTTCCGATCTGGTTACAGGGTTGGAAATCTCCTTGGAAAGGGAAATTGAAAGGTGGAGAATTGATTAGCAAGGGAGAAGATGAATTATATGATCTTGGAATCAGGATTAGAGAAAGATTTCCAGATTtgttcaaggaggaatatcaCCCTGATGTGTATCCAATAAAAGCTACACAGGTGATCTCTATCTTAAGTTGTGTTTTTGTTTCAGTTCTAGTCAAATGATGTCTTACAGTTTGATTCTCTGTTTAGATTTATATCACAACTTACTTTCTGTAGTCTGTATCACTTGTGAGTTGTTTTGGAATTTAGAGTTTGACTTCGTGGATTGGGCATCCAATTAGTATCTTATCTTTATTTCTGGTTCTGAGACATCAATCCCATTAATTCTGACTGCATCTTGTTtcctgtctttttttttttctttctttatttcttttgagTATTTGTTCCCCTTTGCTCCAATTTGATAGGTTCCTCGAGCATCAGCCAGTGCTGTGGCATTTGGGATGGGGCTATTGAGTGAGAAGGGAAGCCTTGGACCAGGGCATCATCGAGCTTTTGCAGTCAGCAGTGAAAGCCGTGCAAGTGATATAATGCTTAGGTTTTATGATTCTTGTGAAAACTACAAGGTATGGTGTGGTTTTGCTTTTTAGTTGTCATGGTTGAATGTGTTTGGATTCAAATACGCAATTGTTAGATCCTAAGATGATGAGCTTTAAAAATTCTCATTTAATTTGGGTGCTTGAACACTTTAATGAATGACCACAATGATCTTCTGGTACTAGATATGCATgcttattttatatttctaaatATAGGATGATGGGCAATGTAGTTCTGAATTCTAAGGGatacactttctttttattcaggAAGTTGCTTTGCAGTGGTTCTTCCTTTAACAGATGCTTTTGAGATTTACTTCTTATTTTTTCCAATCATTTTTTAAGTTATTGAAGTGGGAAAGATTGGGGAATTTGGCAATTTACATCCCTGGTGCATGAATCTTTTgtcatttgatttcttttaaaTGCTTACCTATGGTTGCAGGCTTTTAGGGGGAGCCAAGAGCCAGCCGTTAATAAGCTCAAGGAGCCCATTTTAGATGAAATTACAGCTGCGCTAGTGAGCCGTTTTGAGCTTAATTTTACAAGACAGGACACTGCTTCTCTGTGGTTTCTCTGTAAGCAGGTGATTAATTTACTGATTTTGCAATATTTGCGGTTCTCATCATGAAACAAATTCCTTCCTTTTAGCAGTTGTCTTCGTAAAACAAATTCCTTTCTTTTAGCAGTTTTCAGATTTGATTAATTTAGTTATGACTTTTAAGTGGActtttcctctctctctctcactcatCACTGTCTCCTTGACTTTTCAATTTGGCAGGAAGCATCCTTGTTGGATATAACAGATCAAGCCTGTGGTCTTTTCAGTCCTTCTGAGGTCAATCAGATATAACTTATTTGTGATTTACTAATTTTTCTTCTTATATATGCATGATTCTGATGACTAATCTATCAATACGCTGTGCATGCCAATAAATCAGGAAATTTTGTTGAGTATGATCAGTTTATTCCTTCATAATTTTGGCGCTTTATACTGGAtggaaaaaaaaaggttaaatGATTGTTGATGAGCTTAAAGAAATGAGATATTTGGTAGTTTGTGATAGATAATTTATTAGGGAAGACAAGAATACTATTCAGAAAATTCAAGTTAAAGAATTATACTCGTTTTCGTTCTTGTATGGATATTGACTTGCAAAACATTCAACGCATAGGTGGCTTTGCTGGAGTGGACAGATGACTTGGAGGTGTTTATATTGAAGGGTTATGGTAAATCAATAAACTATCGAATGGGAGTCCCACTGCTTGAAGATGTTGTTCAGTCCATGGAGCAAGCTATTAAGGCACAGGAAGGTAATACAACTATACAAGTCATCAAAGTATTAGctgtattttttcttttaatattttttatttatttttttatgcctTGACACCCTTGTATGTTGCCCCTGCCTTTTAACTGATTCCTTCTGCACCTTCTGGATGGAGAAGGCTTGAAACCTTGAACTTTCATAAAGATTTGTAAATATAGAGGATGAGGAAAATGatgatttatgttatttttagaTTTTCCTTTAACCATTTGATTTTGTCTTAGTAACTATTGGTCAGAAACTAGCAGGCTTGGTTTGACACTGACCTTCCACAACTGTCAATAATTAGGGATGTGATTAGTTATTGATTTGATCATTTGTAGTGAAAAGTCTTCTAAGAATTAGGCAAAGCTAGTATTGGAAGTCTTTATGTAGCTAGCAATGCGATAGGGGGAAAGCAATGATAAACCTTTTCCTTCtctattaatgttaattttgcTTTCTAATGTTCTCTTAATCTAAAGCGTTAATTTTTCTGCACTCTATTCTTTTAGAACAACTTGCACCTGGAAGTTATGAAAAGGCAAGACTAAGGTTTGCACATGCAGAGACTGTGGTTCCTTTTACATGTTTGCTTGGACTTTTCCTTGAACAATCAGGTGAGTGCATTTGTCTGTAGAATCCCCATGTTATGATGCGCATCTCGGTATCTCGGTATCAGTGCAACATATAAAATCGTATCCGTGGTTATATACCTATGTAGTAACCTAAGAAATCTTTCAGAATTCCAGCAAATACAAAGGGAACAGCCTTTGGAACTTCCTCCAAGGCCTCCCCACAGTAGAAATTGGTGGGGCAGTAGTGTAGCGCCTTTTGCTGGCAACAACATTCTGGTCTTGCACAGTTGTCCTTCAAATCCATCAAGCAAGTACTTCATCCAAGTACTCCACAATGAACATCCCATTCCAATGCCGGTATGTTTTTCTGGTCCACTTGGTTGATTGCTTTTTTTTGTTTAACCtgattgttattttattaatttctgaTATATTCCTCTTTACATATTAATGTTGCGTGTTTTTGTGAATAGGGTTGCAATAATTCTGATTTCTGTCCATTTGAAGAGTTTAAGGTATTAGCTTCTTCCAACTTTAGGACTTGTTTGGTTCATGGAACGGAATGGGGTAGAAATGGAATACCTATTCATAGTCATTGAATTGTTTTAATAGTATCACTTTTTTATGCTCAGTATAGATGCATTTTGTTTGTTTCTTCAGAAAATGATAGTTGCTCCTCACTTAAAGCACGACTACAACGCACTCTGCGCTAAGAAGCTGGAACAACCAGAGCTGAAGCCTGAAACCAGTAAGTTGTCACAACTGTTCCGTTGGCTCTTCTCAATGGGGAGAGACGAGACACAGTCCACCAAAGCCGAATTGTAGCTTCTTAGTCATTAAACAAAGAGAGAACCATTCTTACATGCTACATTTTCCTCGTTTGGACGCCatcatttttatgattttcatcCTAGGGGAGCTCTTCCTTTTAGCAGAGTTCCACCTGAATAAATCCTATTCTCAATATTAACAAAGTATCTCTGACTGAACGAGTTCACTGAACTCCCTATTCTTTTACATTTGAGGCAGCGTTTTAACATGTTATCCTTTTTCCTTGCTGTGTTGTTTTCCATGCTGTGTTGTGTTCCTTGTAGATTGCCTTGTGGCTTTAGCATCACCCTCATACTGATTCTCTACAATTGTGAATTAACAAACATTTTTGGCATGATGTTGGAATGGGTTTCacgttaattattattattgtagtGTTCCAGTTAGTGATTTAGTTTAGGGCTTCTGAGTTGCGACACCAATAGCCCGTGCCTTAAAGTAGACCAGTTAAACCCGTAGTTGATCAGAATCGTCTTAAAATCTGACTGAAACTGGACCCAAGTAGTAAAAAGCTAGTGCAGTTCAGTTGTGTCAGCTgaattttttacttattttaagAAGTAAAAAATTCGGATAAAATTTGACATTTAGATTTGATCAAATCGAAATCAATACCTGAGCCAATGGATATCTTTTGTTTCGATTCCTGGTTTTCAACCCTTTGAATTGCGAcctaagagaaaaagaaaaataagaagaaagatGAGGGGAGAAGATGAACACCATCATTTTAGTGCCTCAGCTAAATGCTGATCCCAAGACAACAGCATGCATACAAAACTGGTTTTAATTAAGTAGACATGAACATTTTGGTCTCTGATGTACATTTGCATGGATGAGATGGTGCATGGTTTAGGGCTTCATGTATTGATATTTGGTAAGGTAGAGGAATCATCTTTCTTCCCTACCATCCTGCAAAAAGGGGAATTATCAGAAGATTAATAAGGAGTATTAAAATGATAAGAGGGAAATAAATGCATTTGCCTAAGCTACTAgtataacttttaaattaaatatacttATAAGTTATCCTATTAGAAATATGAAGAATGAAGATACCCTTTTCATGAAATATGATAATTGTAAATTTACTACAATTATCTGATGaattaaaattgagttttgCTAAAATTCAAATATCAGGAAATGTTACACTTCAATAAAATTATTccagttaataaaaaaaattactaactattatttaatttcattaaaaaaatctctaaaattatttataaatcttGAATGTCATTTAATACcacaaaatcttttgaaataattttagtgtataaattaatttgagaaTATGCAAGTTAGAaaaacttgaaaatattttttatagggTATAATTGGACTTGAAAATACACtctttgatataaaaaaaacttgagtgaatctcaaattttaaaattgcatGACAATATTTTTGAGATTTCAAAACTTTagtattaattaattgttaaattaatttttattatttaattcatataatataaaaaaattttaatattaatcccttaattttataaatttatctcctaattaattaatttatattatattttaaaattttcacgccatttaatgaataaaatgaataataaaattaataaaagattaattttttattcattaataaacatttaaaattgaagaatattttaatatattttttagaattaaataagtttatttATATTGTAAAGACCGAATAAAAACCCCTATATAAATAAAGGGTGCGTAGAGGAGCGGAAGTCTGCAAGAAGCTTCCATGTTGATCGATTCCGTTGAAGGCTGAAAAGAGAGAGCGACTTCTGACTATATTTCTTCGATTCTTCCCATAGGTGAGCTTAAATATTGAGTATTTCATAAAATTGATCCTTCATTACTCAAAAATCTCCATAAATCTTGATATTTCTGATTTCGTTGAACTCTGTTTTGCTGATTTCCGTTCGATTTGCGTTGATGATTCTATTTTCGAGCAGCGAATCGGAGAGAACGATGGGGGACAAGATAAAGAAGGAGGAGAATAGGCGTCCTCTGATTCTAAATCTGATTGTGATAATAGGGTATGGGTTTCTTGCATATGTGATGTGGCCTGACATTAAAGAGCAGATAAATAACATGAGAAATTCTAGGGTTGAGGGGTATGCTGTTGCTATTTCTACTTTGTTTGCAGTTGTTGTGCTCGTTGTAATGCTTTGCTCAATTGATGTACTCAAACGAATCATGAAATGAAAGGAATAGGGTTTCTGCACTGCGCACTTTTTCTATGAATTTACTGATCTTGTTTTTTCTACTACTTTTTATGTGTGAAAGGAGATTCAACTACAAGATTGACTTAGGCTATTTGGTTCACTAGAAACTGGGGATAATCAGTGGATTTTAAGTCCAATACTTTTCACTCCGATCAAATAATTAGGGCTGATCGAGGGATCGACTTGGCAATaggtgtttatatatatatatatatatatatataatttttaaaataatataattataaaattaataaaagaattatctcttaatatatataaaaaaataaaataataaaaattatgagataaaaaaaattatttttttcatatgatTATCACTATATTAGTTCTTTTTTTCACCTCTTCCTAAAAAGAATTGCTTTTTGACACAGGTGTTGAAACTAAGATGAGACATATCAAGTGCTATTGctataaattgtttttttttttttttttttttttgccgattgtaatatatttttttaattatttagcgTAAAATATATATCTATTTGTTTCAACATACCAAATGAATTGTTCATTTTTaaacaaatttaatttgattgccTGTTCTCTCAAAAGAATTAGAACTGGATGTAAATTGTGATAATTAATAGATGGGATAGAATCCTATAATTACCATTGATATACTTGATCTTTTAATTCTTACCATTATGAAATTGAGCAATGAAAGAGGAAACCCTCTATGGTTTTGGGTGTATATAAGTTCTGcatgtttatatttttaaatttataataaatcaaattgataaaaatttaaaattcagtgaaaatttaactatttatttaaaagagaTAAAATAGTTAAACTGATAATTATTGGGTTATATGATGAGAGGTGGGttgctttttttattataaaaataaatatcttaaaataatatatcaggAATTTTCAAATTTGAGACTTCCCTTTCTAGTGTGATCTGGCCGCGTTCATCGAGGGCTATCAAGGCTCTCTCGTGAAGagcgatttttttttcttcatactTTTAGttttttgagtttaaaatttCAAACCTTTATTTACCGTTGGACTTGGACAGGAGACGCTTCCTTTGTCTCTCACCCGATTATAGATTTCTCTTTTCTATGTCTGGTTTGattgtaaatataatttttttgtttttgttttgatATTGTCTCGCCGGTCTGACTTTTATAAGAGAAAAAATCTTTGCCGGTTgagttttttcatttattaaaggAGTTTCAGTAGGCATTTAGATGGACATTGATTTTGGACTCTTAGTTCTTAAGCCTATATGAAATTGAAAAGACGAAAAGTTCTGTAGTTTTCTCATCAAGCTATTTTAACTTTTGTCCaataatgtttttatagttattttctCATAGATTCCACATCCTTTTACATTTGtgtctaattttttattattattatatttttattgtttttcttaataaaatgaaaaaaagagttttgcacatacaaaaaagaaaaaacaagatAATCAGCGAGAAAATGAACGATGctctaagaaaaaaatatttatatagtttTTGTGAGTCTGATTTGGTGTTAGAGTTACCtgattaggatttttttttatataggttGTGTGGTCTTTCTTTTtagattggattttaaaaaaatagttatatgATGAAAAGAATTATTATAGAATCCCTGAATTTTAGTGAAATTAATCATTGGttcttataatttaaaactctaattaaaatatttcttataatttcaaaatataacTATTAGGTCTTTTTGTTAAATACTGTTAATTGTAtctgttaattttttatgaaatatctAAAATGACCTTTTTGCCTCTCTTGATTCAAAACGCTTGCAATCCTGTACCAAATTCAGCCTTATTCAATATCTAACGTcaccaaaatttttatttcatcgTTTTGTAGTtgttctttcaatttttttaagcaATCAAAAACATCCCATCTAACAAAAAGTTCTTAAATGAACAAAACTtgcaaataattttttgaaactcTAATTTGCAAAATGCAATCCATAACACaatctaaaattaatatatatatatatatatatatatatataattgttcatatttaattttcaatacaAATACAAAAGAATAATCTAAATACTGATTCCATTTAGAATCTCACACATCACTGATTGCTATTCATTGTTATATAATAGtgttgctgtaatacccggctag
This region of Manihot esculenta cultivar AM560-2 chromosome 10, M.esculenta_v8, whole genome shotgun sequence genomic DNA includes:
- the LOC110624810 gene encoding multiple inositol polyphosphate phosphatase 1, which gives rise to MKTSMAVLSLVLFWFSILSHSIADQAFDVRQHLSTVTRYGAAKDVGYGSFEQSSIYEGCTPIHLNLVARHGTRSPTKKRMRELDRLASHLGELIRDAKEQNLSLQKVPIWLQGWKSPWKGKLKGGELISKGEDELYDLGIRIRERFPDLFKEEYHPDVYPIKATQVPRASASAVAFGMGLLSEKGSLGPGHHRAFAVSSESRASDIMLRFYDSCENYKAFRGSQEPAVNKLKEPILDEITAALVSRFELNFTRQDTASLWFLCKQEASLLDITDQACGLFSPSEVALLEWTDDLEVFILKGYGKSINYRMGVPLLEDVVQSMEQAIKAQEEQLAPGSYEKARLRFAHAETVVPFTCLLGLFLEQSEFQQIQREQPLELPPRPPHSRNWWGSSVAPFAGNNILVLHSCPSNPSSKYFIQVLHNEHPIPMPGCNNSDFCPFEEFKKMIVAPHLKHDYNALCAKKLEQPELKPETSKLSQLFRWLFSMGRDETQSTKAEL